The genomic region CCTTTCATGTAAGTTTTGCTGATGCAGAGAGATAAGATAGGTGGTCATTCACTGAAGTGGTCATTTTTATAGGCTTTTATTTGTAGCTTGTGTTGGTATGTTGGCAACTGAAATCTCTTAAAAATCAAGAGTGTATTAATAAACATGAGTCAAAGACGACCTTTACTGTGGGGCTGTTGTATTGGACAGAAAAAGTACTTTCAGACTATAAAACTATTGAATAATTATCTTTTCAGGTAATGgcattttcagcttttttaatgattatgaTTATGAGGACCTGAATTAATGAACATCCTCCTTTATAATACGAAACAATCACTAAAAAACCATGACACAAAAAATGTAGTTCCCTACAGTTTTTATTATAAGTAACTTTACAACTTTTGACTGTAGAAAGAAAAACCGTGGCAAAGGTTTTATGTACAATGATTTTGAACTACTTTTAAACAAGTATAGAAATTAATAATGATAGAAAATATCTATGACTGTTCTAATAACACAAGACCAATAAAAATATCAGTCACAGCCTCAGCTTCAAATAATGCTAAATgaagtacatttttatttttgtcctttttagTACATAACAATCATTTCAGAAACATAAGACTTCTCAAGCAAAGATCTACCCAGAACAAACATATGTACAAACAGAAGTTGGGAGGTTGAAATGTACAAAACACTTAGTGCGACCTGGTAGGGAAATTGAAAGACCagttatatataaaaaaaataaaaaaacagaaaacattttttgtaagtAAAGTATGAACTGGACTGTGAACAACATGTTTCCCAGGTCTGACAAAACAGTAGCCAAGTCTATAGtgaacaagaaaaaacaatggATGAAAAATAAACTCTATGACACAACTAGGGGCAGTGTTAGGTCACCACAAAAGTAGTAGCTAGGAGTGGCGGCCTACTAATTTCTGGTCATGGTGAAAATGCAATGGTTACTTTCTCAAAAATTCTACTATCATCATTTGACTTTATGCTGAAATGTCCACAGTACGTTAAGGCGAGGATGACCTCCACCCTACACACTCAGGTCATGTGGGGGCAAAGAGTTGGTCAGACATTACACAAGGTGTTAGCTGGATGACTGGGAGTGTCACCTCAGGATTCTGTAAAAAGTTTAAGGGTGCAGCACTACATAGTAGTGTTCTTTCCTTCAGTCTCTTCTAACAATCATCTCAAGATGCATCTCCGCTGCCCCTGGACTGGGAGCTACTGTAGATGCAGGAGGAACTGTCCCACTGCATGCCATAAAACACCTCCCTGAGGAGTGACAGGGCACAAGCAGTCACAGCCCAGCAGCTACACCCTCACACTGACCACTACTCCACCGCAGACACCACCAGAGACGAGGCGAGAGCGTCAACCTCAACTGCCACAGATAGTCCAGGAATGTTTCCATTTAGTCCACATGATGTGGGCTCGACAAATTAATCTTCTACCTGTCTGTCATGTGGTTTGACGCTGCATTGGAAGCTGCTGAAGGCGCAGCATCCAGAAACAAAACGACAGGCAAAATGGAGGAATGTTTGCGGGAAAGGGTGATACAAAATAGCAGCTGGTAAGCATAGCTTAGTACATCTGaagtgatgttaaaaaaaaggtatCCATGGTTTTCACAAATATACAGAGTATAAAACAAatggaacaaacaaaaaaataaacattaactaAAAAGGGCAGTGAGAGGCTGATTTTAAAGGCAAAACAACACAGTTATTGGGGTTGAAATGGAGCCAGAGCAGTGACAGTAAATATTAGCATTGAAATATAATTTGGCATTGAGAAAGGAATCACTGGCAGTGAAAAAACATTgactaaaaaataaacacaggcattacaattatttttttatatatatatatttttgcatcctggtgtgtttttcattgacagttttgtgatttttttccctagGCTCCTCTACTTTCAgtgtcaatgttttttttttgtttttttttaaaaatgcgtAGAGTCTTCAGTTTCAACTTCCTGTCATTGTCTTGTCGTGGAAATGAGGGGTTTGAGGGGAGAGGCAAGGACAGCGTGATTTACATAATCTGCATACTAAGGAGAGAACAGTGCCTCTGGACTCCTTCAAgagtgacacaaagaaaaaaaatcagaggatTGTCATTGACAAACACATCAgaatgcaaaataaaaataataaaacaattttaatgtctctgttatattttctgtggcatttttttcagtactgatgtttcctttttcaatgccaaattttattttagatgCCAAAACTTACTGTCAATGCTCGACTCCATAGTCTGACAGTAGAACTGGAGGTACGAGTCCTGTAGAGTCAGTGAGAAACTACACTTGAAATAGGAGTTTTATTCCTAAACCTTACTCTACTGGTTTATTTTCAAAGTTCAAAAGGACAATTGCCAGGGACTAAATGCCACCCATATAATATAAATATCCATTGCAGTTAAACGTTGTATTTGACCCACACTTGCCCTTCGAGGCTGGTCACTTGAAGTGCTTCAGAGACACTCATCTACATTCTTATTCATAATACTCATATGGAAAGTAATCAATTACCACAATTCAATCAAATCAGAATATATCACTACTGCTGAGCAACTCTTAATATATATCTGCTAAAACCAGTTTCTCATCTTTACCAGTTGTCGTTGGCCTAAATAAATATCAGTCACGAGAGGTGAAAgttcctctttctgtctgttaaCTGGTCTGAATGATGAATTATATTCCTTTACCATCACTTGCCACACTGGCTAAATAGAAATGCAGGCGGTCCATATAAAATAAAAGGGGGTGACGCATTATGTGAGAAGCTAGGACAGAAAGAGGGTGAAACACCTAAAAAAAGCAATTcagaaagataaaaacaataaataaaaataaatgaattcccttcaacattttacttttttctcttatctactttttaaatgtttgttagtTTCCAGGAGAACACCCCTAAGTCTTTGAAATGAAAGACTTGGTTTTCTtcatatacttttttttataataaaaaacaagTCCATCTGTGACAGAATTACTTCATTAAATTGTCTGCTGTTTTCTCAGACAACACACATTtccctttactttttttttctctgcaaacATCACTAGCAGACGGTCCTCGTGATAATCATAGTCAATCCAAATCCAATGAAAATCTTGGAAACAGGCTGACACATATAAACCGACAGGCCCGAGGGCCAGTCCACAAATGCTTTCACCCCAGGTCCCTTTTCAAGCAGGGGCCATGAGATCTTCACGCAAACACCTGCATCTTGCCATTGGCCTCTGGGATTTGAGTAATTTGGGTCTGGGCAGGGCCAGCAACTGCTGGGCTCGGTGTGgaatctgaccaatcagagacgCAGTGAGGAGAGGGGCTTGACCAGGGCTCGGGAGACTCTGGGGAGGGGGTCAGGTAGGGGTGCTCACTGGGCAAATGGAGGTAATGCTTCGGCGTGGCATCTAGTGCGGATGAGTAGCTGTGCTGAGAGGGAGGGGTTGGGTAATCCTCTGTACCTGCAGTGCTGCCGCTAGGCTGGGAGGGCAGAGCCTGAGCCGGCTGGGCTGCTGGCGTGGCTGCCTGTGGAGGCTGAGCAGGAGGCTGGGGCTGAGAGGGTTGTTGaggcatctgctgctgctggaagaaGGATGGTGGAGGCTGGGAGGTCTGGGGTGTTGGTGGGGTGGAGGTGCTCATGCGGGCCAAGCTCTGCTGGTTGCTGATGCTGTGGTTGatcagctgttgttgttgctgctgctgctgctgttgttgctgctgctcagcaATGGAGGGCAGCTTGACTGGGCTGATAGTGGGCGTGGAGGTAACAGGTGTGGGCTGCAGCATGGCGTTACGGTAGAGCTGCTGGTGCATCAGCATGCTCTGCTGCTGCATGGCTGGGCTTTGGGGGTGCATGCCTGCCTGGCTACTCTGCACAAGATTCACCACCTGCTGACCACACTGGGAGGAGGGCATCCGGCTGTGCCAGTCAAAGGGCACACTGACAGGACTGACCAAGCCCATGTTGAGCCCCATCTGACCTGAACTCAGCACATAGCCGTGATTGGCATCTGAAGCCATGGAGACGCGTCCCTGCAAGGACATTCCCCCAGCTCCCAGGTCATTGAGTTGGGCTAGAGACACAGCGAAGGGGCCACCTCCCTCTAACATGCTACTATGTACCATTGGGGTGTTGGGGACAGACATGGAGgagtggaagagccctggtgACTGCATGGCCACAGGGGAAGTGGGGTTGGTGATGTAGCCAGCATTGCTGGCTCCCCCGTGGGGTGAGTCCAGTGAGTCGACCGGGGACAGGGTAACTGAACTCTCCAGTAAGGCACTCTGCATGTCCAAGGTCAGCTTCTTATTACGGGCCTTGACCGACTCCTTCAGACTGGCAGCATGTTGGCCTCCCAAGCCAGAACCCTTGGCCCCAGGCCGACGGTTCTTTTTCCCCTGTGGGGTGGTCTTCAGACTTGGCAGGAAGGCGCTGGGAGGGCACATCAGAGGTGACAGAGTGTGCCCCCCAGTGAGGTGGTGTCCAGCCCCTCCATGGCCCTGGGGACTCCTTACTGTGTTGTACTCATCAAGGAGCTGCACAATGTCATGGTGCATACGCTCCTGAGCAATGTCCCTTGGCAACCTGTCCATATGGTCTGTGATCTCTCTGTTTGCAAAGTGAGCCAGCAGCACTTTCACAGCTTCGCAGCTGCCCTCACGGGCTGCAAGGAACAGAGGGGTCTCCTcctgaaatgaaaaacagaggCTGTGTcagatacacatacatttcTGTTTAGCCATGTTGACACAAAAGTGTGGTTAAGACATGGATGTCATACCTTGAGATCTTGCATATCTTTGTTCGCACCATTCTTCAGCAGGGCAATAGTTGCATCCACATTGTTAACAGCAGCAGCCCAGTGCAAGGCAGATTTACCTATAACAGATGACAAACAATGAAATTACACATCCATAGTTTATGTGAAAATTATCATAAAACAGGAACATCTGCATCAGGCCACTCACTTgcgtaacaaaaacacaaacacttacCCAATTCATCAACTGCATTGACATCAGCATGACAGGTGATGAGTTCCTCTACCATGCCCTCTACTGCCAGCCGTGCTGCCAGGATCAGCGCGGTGGAGCCATCATACATACGTGAGTCAAGATCTGTAGCCCGATTTCGGATCAGAATCTGGAAGGATGAAAAAGATTAGGGTCAACATTATAATTTCTATATAACATGTGCTAAAATAATTTACAGGCATTTCTACCACTGATAGACAGTATTCGTTGATTACCTGGAAGACACCCTGTGCATCTGCAGCCACTGCAGCATGTAGCGGTGAACGTCCTGTGTTATCCTGAGCGTTAGCATCTGCCCCAGCATCCAGCAGCCTCTTGGCAGCATCAGCACGGGCGTAGCGAGCAGCCAGGTGGAGCGCTGTCTCACCAGTGCGGTCTGTTTGGGCAGCGAGGGACGCTCCCTGGTAGATTAGGTCAGAGATAATGTTGGCTGAACACTCctcattctcctcctcctctgttaccTCGGGCTCTAAGCCACCTCCACAGAATGAAGCCAGCATCAGAGGTGTGAAACCATCTAGTAGGAGATGAAAACAGGCACGGGTCAGTTTATGTCTATTTAAGTGCTCATAAGACGAAAGtatacaaagtaaaaaaaacctGGATGATCACACTACCAACCTGGGCCTCGGACATTAACGTCCATGCAGTCGCTTTCAAACTCTCCTTGAGGTGGGGTAAGGGCCATGGTGGGAGGCACACGGATGTCTGCGGCTGCAAGGTGATGCTGTGTCCACTGCCTGCTGTCCACTGCATCTTCACTGTCTGAGAGCATACTCGGCTCCTCAACCTAAACTCACAGAAGCAGGAAAGTCATTTTCAGGTGACCCTTTGCCCCTCGGAACAGTTACAAGGGTTAGTGGTTAAAATCTTCCCctatgaaatgggacaacccCTCAAGATACTGATACATCATCAGTAGTCATAGATGGTGTTTACATGAATATATGTGACTATGGCAATAATGTTATCAAAACAATATTTACTATTCATCTGATAAGCATGGATGACTATCAATCAATTTAACAAGTCATCATATAAAAAAGAACACTGCCTTATTACCAGGCCACTAGCAGTGTTCTGTAGGCTAGTATTAGCAACCTGTGCTCCTACTCTGCTAGTCTGCGCTGACATTAGAGGAGCGGTTACAAGTGCAGCAACTTCATGGCTGGACTTTTTTGGGCATCATTTGCCATTAAATGGGAGGGAACGCCGAatggaaatatgtcaaaatgtgggGCTGTCATGCACAAAACCGCAATAACAATGTAAcatttgctagctagctagttagctactaAGACACCCGTATACTACTACTGATTTCTTTTTGTTATGCTTGTTTTTAAGAAAAGGAccataatactaataataatacattgaaATGACAATATACTAAGATAATGTAATGGTAAGTGTAATTTTTAAATCCTTATTAATGAAATAAGTACATTTATAGGTTTCTTCTGTTGCCTGTGCAGCCATCTTGCCGATGATTTGTCCTAAAAATTGGTTTGGATtgtgcctctgaaaaacctCAGTTTGTCGGGTCATGTAGCTCTTACACTTCGCCCtacccctctatcccaacaaCAATCAGGTCTCCCTACCCCTGGATGTGAATGCACAAAACAGAGGGGTGAGGGCTAAGTGGTGGGGACAAGGCATGTATTAAGACTGAGCCTTAATTTCAGGCAGCACTCTTATACTTGCCTGTATGTAAACTGATTAGGATAATTTAGAAATGTCAAGAAGTTTTGTTGACTGACCTTGAGCCTTTTTGCCTCTGGGCAGTCTGAGTCCATCCACTGGTCACTGTGATCTCCAAGGAGAGACTCCTCCACAGTTTTTGGCATGTGCCTGTTTACAGATGAATATATTCGACAATGTGAGCACAAGGAAACAAATTCTGTCTTAAAACAAGTTCTTAAAGCAATTCCAAATTATGTGGGAAAAGCATTTCAGTCCCGATGACATCATTAGTGTTAATATTTGCACACAGGTAACTTACTTCATTCCCAGAGCATCCTGGCCCACGGGTTCCCTGCGGTTCTTGTTGCTGCTGGGTTCCTTCTTGAGGAAGAAGCCTTCAGGGAACCAAAGAGTACTGTGTTCTCTCTTTCTACGGGCAATCAACATGCCTATCACGAGGATTACCAAAAGGAAAAGAGAGGCCATCCCCACCAGCATCAACTTAGCCCACTGGGGTATGACATTAGGATCGACAACATTTATCCTTTCACCTGTAGTGAGAAAAACAATCACGCATTATACACAATCACACAATTGTGCTTCATGAGTGTTACAAGATTATTTCGTGTTTTTCAAGTATCCACACTCACCACGAACTTCTTTGAGGGGGTAAGGGAAGCGGAGCATTTCTACAGCTGACAGGGCTCCCAGGTAGTCTGCAGCACTTTCAGCTGTCGGGAAACAGTCCTCAGCGCACAGACGGTTGTCTATTTCCAGATACACGATGGAGCTGCAGGAATAGCAGAAAGGCAGGTGTTGAGTGTAATGTGCAATCGACGGGAAAGACTACAGCTTTTATGTTTACTGTATGCCCGACTGACCCAATGATCTCCTGTTGAGGCTGCAGCTCCCGTTTGAGGCGTGCTTCTCGGCGGGTGTAGGGGAGGATCATTGCTTCTCCATTTTGGTCCAGCCGGAAGCGCAGTGTGGTGTGTAGGATAGCACTTAATTTTTGCAGGAAAGCTGTGCTGGTGCGGAGAAGCTCCTCTGGAGGCAGTAGGACTACCAAAACCAAGACCCCATCAGCAAGGACTTCTGGAACTTTCTTTGCACAGTCCAAGCCATCCCAGCCACACTCCTCTGTGTTGCAGCCCTGGTCGCACTTTCCATCAGCATAGTGGTCGATACAGTAGGCCTCATATATTGGACTGGAGACAACACAAAGAGACGGATCAGCTCAAGTTTTCTCAGATAGAAAGTATAGAAAAAAGCGGCTGATTAACAGTAGAAGTAAACTCACTTGCAAACTTTCTCCTTGTTCTTGcagtcaaagttgtcatacAAACAGTCAGCGTTGTTGCAGGACTCATCACACTGGCTGTTGTTGAAGACACGCCAGCAGTCTTCACAGCGAGCCCACGGGTTCACCGCTAGAGAACAGTCACCACCATCCCAGCGACAAAGGAATGTGTTGCATTCCTTGTCGCAAACACCATCATTGGCTTTTCCATGACAATCCGCAAGAGGGCATGAGGGTGTTGGGGGCTCAATGGCTCGTCCGCCCTGCTCGCAGCGTTTACCAGTAAACCCACTGGGACACTGGCAGTGGAAGTATGGAAAGCTGGTCTCTTCAGTGCACAACCCTCCATTCCGGCAGGGCTGAGAGGAGCAGCCTTCTTTACTGTGATGCTGACACTGGGGCCCGCCATAACCTTGCAGGCAGCTGCAACGCGCTCCCCTTGTGGTAAGTGCACAGCTGCCTCCATTGTAGCAGGACAGCTCCCGACAGGACATGCTCCTTTCACAATTTGGCCCAGTGTAACCCTAAAAATAGGCACCATTTATGTACTTAGATGATACACTTTTAATACACAAATTAGTAAAGCTACAATGCACAAACTACAATATGAAATTAACTGTTTAAGTCGTAAGTGTGTACACTTACAAGTTGACACGTGCAGGTGTATCCCAGTGGAGAGGTGCTAGACACGGAACAGACTCCTCCGCTCTGACAAGGCtgagactcacacacactgaacctgTTCTGACACCTCCGGCCTGTGAAGCCAGGTTTGCAGACACATTGATAGTCATTGGGCAACTGGATACAGTCAAGACTGTTGGAGGGACTGCAGGGGCTGGAGAGACATTCATTTATGTCTCCCTCACATCTTTCTCCTGTGAACCCAGGGGGACAGTTGCAGCGGTATCCACCCACTCTGTCCACACAGGTGCCATTGTTCAGACACTTAGGAGGAGCACCGCGCAGCCTCAGAGGTGGAGCACAGTCATCTTCATTGATCTCACAGAGAACACCTTTAAAACAAGAGGATTATTAGATACTGCAATATATGTATTATATTACACTCCCATGTGGTGAAATCTTCTCAGTAATTAAGACTGGTTTCTGTTGAATATGTGCTTGCATACCCAGTGTGCCAGGGGGGCAGGAGCAGATGTAATGTCCCACTAGATCAATGCACGTGCCACCGTTCTGGCAAGGGTGAGACTGGCACTCATTGATCTCTATCTCGCAGTTCTGTCCAGTAAAGCCTGGCATGCACTGTAATGACATGTAGATGACAATGACGTTATCTCAACAATTGTGACAAAGCAGCGTGTGTACACCAGAGTCACTGAAATCTGACAGAGAAGCACATAATATTGACAAAGCAATATACTCACGTCGCACTGGTAACCTCCAACAAATCCCCTGCAGGTGGCGCCATTGCGACAAGGTTTATCTTCGCAGTGGTCTACTTGGCTTTCGCAATAGCTTCCGGTGTAGTCAGGCGGACACTTACAATAGTGGGTATTCCCAGTGTTGACACAGTGACCATTGTGGTGGCATAGCTCATCAGTCTGGAtgcctgattaaaaagatgtGAACTGTCATtactcaacacaaacacagaaagagaggTCAAATGTCATTTATTAGCCACATACCTCTCTGGCGAGCAGCTGTCTCACAAGAGACCCTGGGGATGTCACAAAAGCGTCCAGACCAGCCGTTAGTACAGTCACAAATGAAGGAAGCATCCTTTTGGCGGCAGCGTCCTCCGTTTTGGCAGGGGGATGAGCGTCTGCACCAGTCAACTGGTGTCTGCATAGGCAAGAGGGAAATGGAAAAACTGTCAGCATTTATTAgtctaaaaacataaaagtttgaAGACTCTGTGGGTGTCTTTGAGTATGTGTGTACCTGGCAGCGGTTGCCAGTGTAGCCCTTGGGGCAGGAGCAAC from Epinephelus lanceolatus isolate andai-2023 chromosome 18, ASM4190304v1, whole genome shotgun sequence harbors:
- the notch3 gene encoding neurogenic locus notch homolog protein 3 is translated as MEGNIPWIILSFLLLMHICEGVRCVDKYRPCENGGTCIDSSSRCICRPGFIGPLCQHLDPCHRSPCLNGAACKSQVVNGIPQYTCVCQRGFRGQDCSLIDACATSPCANGARCANWNNHYNCSCPPGFQGKNCRNDIDECRKPGVCLNGGLCINTHGSFRCQCQPGYSGRTCEVSTLPCAPSQCLNGGTCRQTSDHSYECACLPGFEGHNCENNVDDCPGHKCMNGGICVDGVNTYNCQCPPEWTGQYCAEDVNECLMQPNACHNGGTCFNTIGGHTCVCVNGWTGDDCSENIDDCAIAVCFNGATCHDRVASFFCECPVGKTGLLCHLDDACVSNPCNEGAVCDTNPLNGRAICTCPAGFVGGACNQDMDECSIGANPCEHFGKCVNTEGSFQCQCGRGYAGPRCEIDINECLSMPCQNDATCLDRIGEFTCICMPGYMGTYCEVDVDDCESNPCVNDGICRDMVNGFTCTCQPGFTGTMCQIDIDECASTPCQNGAKCYDRPNGFECRCAEGYEGTLCESNINNCQPDPCHHGTCIDGIASYTCNCDAGYTGYRCENQLNECHSNPCQNGGKCVDLVNKYICQCQHGTSGTNCEINFDDCASNPCDYGICKDGINRYDCVCKPGFTGPKCNVEIDECASSPCRNGGTCVDEENGFHCQCPEGFKPPYCYSQVDECGSSPCVHGSCRDDINGYRCDCEPGWVGKNCDLDRNDCLPSPCQNAGTCIDQLNGFTCKCRQGFRGNLCQVNINECASSPCLNKGTCVDGVASFTCLCELPYSGPTCAEVLTPCSPNPCANHAICTHTPDYLGYQCNCQSGWQGQLCNIDVNECISNPCKNRGTCTNTLGGFVCSCRAGFTGLTCETDINDCSPNPCLSGGSCTDGVNSFHCSCLAGFTGPRCALEINECQSSPCKNGGTCTDYVNSYTCTCRPGFSGIHCETNIPDCTESSCFNGGTCTDKINGYSCTCRSGFTGSHCQYEVNECDSQPCLNGGICQDALASFRCSCPKGYTGNRCQTPVDWCRRSSPCQNGGRCRQKDASFICDCTNGWSGRFCDIPRVSCETAARQRGIQTDELCHHNGHCVNTGNTHYCKCPPDYTGSYCESQVDHCEDKPCRNGATCRGFVGGYQCDCMPGFTGQNCEIEINECQSHPCQNGGTCIDLVGHYICSCPPGTLGVLCEINEDDCAPPLRLRGAPPKCLNNGTCVDRVGGYRCNCPPGFTGERCEGDINECLSSPCSPSNSLDCIQLPNDYQCVCKPGFTGRRCQNRFSVCESQPCQSGGVCSVSSTSPLGYTCTCQLGYTGPNCERSMSCRELSCYNGGSCALTTRGARCSCLQGYGGPQCQHHSKEGCSSQPCRNGGLCTEETSFPYFHCQCPSGFTGKRCEQGGRAIEPPTPSCPLADCHGKANDGVCDKECNTFLCRWDGGDCSLAVNPWARCEDCWRVFNNSQCDESCNNADCLYDNFDCKNKEKVCNPIYEAYCIDHYADGKCDQGCNTEECGWDGLDCAKKVPEVLADGVLVLVVLLPPEELLRTSTAFLQKLSAILHTTLRFRLDQNGEAMILPYTRREARLKRELQPQQEIIGSIVYLEIDNRLCAEDCFPTAESAADYLGALSAVEMLRFPYPLKEVRGERINVVDPNVIPQWAKLMLVGMASLFLLVILVIGMLIARRKREHSTLWFPEGFFLKKEPSSNKNRREPVGQDALGMKHMPKTVEESLLGDHSDQWMDSDCPEAKRLKVEEPSMLSDSEDAVDSRQWTQHHLAAADIRVPPTMALTPPQGEFESDCMDVNVRGPDGFTPLMLASFCGGGLEPEVTEEEENEECSANIISDLIYQGASLAAQTDRTGETALHLAARYARADAAKRLLDAGADANAQDNTGRSPLHAAVAADAQGVFQILIRNRATDLDSRMYDGSTALILAARLAVEGMVEELITCHADVNAVDELGKSALHWAAAVNNVDATIALLKNGANKDMQDLKEETPLFLAAREGSCEAVKVLLAHFANREITDHMDRLPRDIAQERMHHDIVQLLDEYNTVRSPQGHGGAGHHLTGGHTLSPLMCPPSAFLPSLKTTPQGKKNRRPGAKGSGLGGQHAASLKESVKARNKKLTLDMQSALLESSVTLSPVDSLDSPHGGASNAGYITNPTSPVAMQSPGLFHSSMSVPNTPMVHSSMLEGGGPFAVSLAQLNDLGAGGMSLQGRVSMASDANHGYVLSSGQMGLNMGLVSPVSVPFDWHSRMPSSQCGQQVVNLVQSSQAGMHPQSPAMQQQSMLMHQQLYRNAMLQPTPVTSTPTISPVKLPSIAEQQQQQQQQQQQQQLINHSISNQQSLARMSTSTPPTPQTSQPPPSFFQQQQMPQQPSQPQPPAQPPQAATPAAQPAQALPSQPSGSTAGTEDYPTPPSQHSYSSALDATPKHYLHLPSEHPYLTPSPESPEPWSSPSPHCVSDWSDSTPSPAVAGPAQTQITQIPEANGKMQVFA